The genomic DNA GCCCCGCCCATCCTCCCTGAGCTCGGCAAGCAAAGTGAAATTGTCGAGACCGCTGCTCCTGGCGATGCATTCGGCCGCGACCACGCCGGGGTCCGCTCGCGCGCCGCTGAAGCGCTTGTTGCGGGACGTCGTGGAGAGGTCGGTGAAATAGACCGACAGGCTCTCGACGTCGGACGCGCTGGCGGTCCTGATGCAGACCATGCCCTTCGCTTCGGCCAGTTCGACCGGCTCGACGACAGCTCCCGGAAACAGCTGTGACATGCGTGATGCTCTCGGCAGGTTGCTGGGAGTTGCAGACCTAGCCGAGGCCGCACGCCATCCGCTTGGACGTTGCTGCCAATCATGCGGCTGAAAACGAACAGCTCGTTCTCGTGTGCCGCACGTCACACACGGGAGAGTGACGGCACCTCCTCGGGCATGATCGCCTGAAGACCGCCGAAGCGGCGCTCGCGGCCATGGAAGGACGCCAGGGCGGCGGCGAGATCGCCCGCGTCGAACTCGGGCCACATCCGCTCGGTGAAATGCAGCTCGGCATAGGCGCCTTCCCAGAGCAGGAAGTCCGACAGCCGCTTCTCGCCCGAGGTGCGGATGATGAGATCGACGTCGCGCAGGCCGGCTTCGCCGGTGACGAGCTGCGAGAAGGCTTCGCGGGTGAGACTGGTCAACGCGGCCGCCTTCGCTGCGGCGTTGAGAATGGCGTCGCGCGCGGAATAGTCGACCGCGATGCGCAGGTGCAGCGTGCCGCCGCGGGAAGTGGCTTCCTCGGCGCGCGTGATTGCGCCCGCGACGCCTTCAGGCAGGCGATCACGACGACCGATCACGGTGAGGCGCACACCGTTCTCGATCAGGCTCTGCACCTCATTGGCGAGATAGAAGCGCAGCAAGGTCATCAATGCGGCAACCTCGGCCTTTGGCCTGCGCCAATTGTCGGTGGAGAAGGCGTAGAGCGTCAGCGTGCCGATGCCCTGCTTGGGTGCGGCCTCGACGATGCGACGGATGGCTTCGACGCCGGCCTCGTGGCCGCGGACGCGCGACAGGCCGCGGCGCGTCGCCCATCGCCCGTTGCCGTCCATGATGATGCCGACGTGAATCTTCTCGTTATGGGAGCTCACATTACGAGAGGTCTTGTCACTTTGCATTGCAAAGTCTCCGGTCAAAAAGGGGGAGGATCAGGTCGAGATGATGCCGAGGCGGCCGAGCGGCGGCGCCTCGCGGCCGGCGGCCTTGGCGGCGTCGCGCACCAGGCGTTCCAGCACGGCGAGATAGTCGAGGAAACGTCGGCGCCCGGTCTTGGTGAGGCGGCAGGTGGTGTGCGGACGGTTGCCCTCGTAACCCTTGGTCACGTCGACCAGGCCGGCCTCCTGGAGCACGGCGAGATGCCGGCTGAGATTGCCGTCGGTGAGGCCGCACAGCTGCTTGAGATCGGCGAATGCCAGCCCCTTCGGATGCGCCATCAGCGAGGTCAGAAGCCCGAGCCTCGCCTTCTCGTGGATCACGCGGTCGAGCCCTTCGTAGGAGAAGGGTGCGCTGTCAGTCTTCGACATCATGGTCTCCGGATGCGACATGCAGAATGGCCGCCATCAGCGACTGCCCGATCACGAAGGGCAGCCCCATGGTCCATGGCGACAGCGTGTGGGTCTGGCTCGCGATCACCACCACCAGGAAGCCGGACACGAAATACCAGGCGCCAGCGAGCGCAACGGTGCGCGGCAGCGAGCGGACGGAGGCGAAAATGCCGAGCGACACCAGGACCTGCCACAGGCCCGGGAGCAGCCACAGCGTCTCGGCCGCGAACTTCCACATCACCACCGCGAGCAGCACGCCGGCAACGCCTGCGGGCAGGAACTGCTCGACCGCCTGGTGGATCATGGCATCGGCCAGGCCCGAATGATGGCGGCGCGACCGCGCGCGCATCTCGATCCCGATCATCAGGACGGATAGCGCGGCGGCGACGAACCAGCCGACGAAGAAGCCGAGCGGTTCATTGGTGGGATCGCCGAGCAGCCAGAATTGCAGGACCGCTGTAAGCAGCGCAACGACGGCAGTCGCGGCCATCGTCGCCGGACCATAGCCGCGGAACGCCGTGCCCGCCGCGATCTGGCTGCGGATCGCCACGATATCGGCCAGGGCCTTGTCGAGATCGCGCATTGGCAACGCCAGAACCTCGCTCCGCACGGATTTGCCGGGATTGCCGACCCGTTACTTTGTATTGCAAAGTATATAGCGGTGCAAAGTAAAGGCAAGCCAGGAATTGCCGAGAGGGGATTTGCGCCCCGAGGACAACTGCCGGTTGCGCGAGCCCCGCTTCCACGGATAAGATGCGGCCAAAAGCGTCCAGGGGGCTGGGTATGTGGCTTAGATCGTTAATCGTTGCGTTTGTGTCCCAGGCGATGATCGCCGGTCCCGCTCATGCGGCGGGGCCTTTCGGCACCATCCACGTCGGCAACTGGAACGGCGGCGCGTACACCAACGATTCAACCGGCGCGTTCTCCCACTGCGCCGCAAGCACACCCTACGCCAATGGCATGACGCTGCTTGTCGGCCAGGATTCGAACAAGGCGTGGCTGCTCGGCTTTGCCAATCCAGCGTTTCGTTTCAAGAAGGGCGAGAACCTCACGATCGACGTGACATTCGATGGTCAGGCCGAGGTGAAACTCTTCGCGACCGCATTCTCCGAGGTGATGGTCTCGGCGGTTCTGCCCACGAATGTCGCGCGTGCTTTCCAGAAGGCGAGCCTGATGGTGGCAGTGGCGAGGGGCACACCTTTTCAATTCAGCCTGACGTCAACAGCGCCTTTGATCACCGCGGTCACCAATTGCGTCACGCGAGTGAAGGCCGACGGGCTGGACAAGGCCGGCGACTTTACAAAGGTTACCGCCAAGCCGCAGGCCGCACCGGACAAGCCGGCGCCGCCGGCGTCCGGCAAGCTCGGCGGGGCCAAGAGCGGCACCGGTTTCGTCGTGAGCGCCAGCGGCCACATCGTCACCAACAATCACGTGGTCAATGGCTGCGTCGGCGACATCAAGGGCAACCTCACCGGCGAGGCCGCGATGGTGCTGCGCGTCGTTTCGACCGACGCCAACAATGATCTCGCCTTGCTTCAGGCGCCGTCGTCGTCGACCTTCAAGGATTTCGCCCGCATCCGCGACCGCTCGTTCCACGCAGGCGATTCCGTCGTCGCGATCGGCTTTCCCTACCACGGATTGCTCAGCTCGGATCTGAGAGTGACGACCGGCATCGTGAGCTCGCTCAGCGGCATGCGCAATGACACGCGCTTCCTGCAAATCAGCGCGCCCGTGCAACCCGGCAACAGCGGCGGCCCGCTGTTCGATACCTCGGGCCAGATCGTGGGCGTAGTCACCGGAAAGATCCCGGGATTGCGTATCGCCGCCATGACCGGCGATATTCCCGAGAACATCAACTTCGCCATCAAGACCGGGGCGCTGCGCGATTTCCTCGACAATTCCGTCGTGCCCTACCAGACCGCAGAGCCGAAGGGCGAACTGAAGACCACCGACATCGCCGGCAACGCCCGCGCCTACACGATGCTGATCTCGTGTACCGCTACGGAGCAGGCCGACGCGAAGCGGTGAACCGCTCTGCTCTCAATACGGCGTGACGGGCCGCGCGCGCCGCGGCGGCGGCGGCGGTTGCACGGGCTGCACCTGGCCGTAGGCGAAGCGCGGATTGCGATCGCAGTAGAGCAGCCGGCCGGACACGCTGGCCTGGCACTGCTCGTAGGTCGCGTAGGCGCATTCGCCGGGATAATCATAGTCCCCGCCCTGGGCGCACCATGGATAGTCGCGGGCAGCTGCGGGCGGGACGGCGGCGAAGCCGAGAGCGATGGCCCCCAGCGCGGCGAACAGACATTGATTCCTGGTCACGATCCGGTCTCCCGTGCAATGAAGATAAGGCGCGCCCCCTTTAACGAGGTCGCCTCAAGCCACTTTATTCCAGATCGCGTCGCTGGGTCGCGTCCTAATAAGGCGCATACTCACGCAGATACCGCCGCGATGGCCGCTGCTGGTTGTACGCCGTGCGCGGATTGACCCCGCAGGTCAAGAGGCGCCCGGAGACGCTGGCCTGGCATTGCTGCAACGTCCGATAGGAGCATTCACCGGGGTAGCCGGTGCCCCTGCCCTGGGCACACCAGGGATAATCATAAGCCGCAGCTGGACTGATGCCGGCAAGGCTGCCGACGCCCAATCCAGCCAGCGCGACCATTGCGAATATTGCCTTGCGCATTTGCGTGCTCCTTGCCGGATGCCTCAGAAGAATAGGCCTCCTGAGAACGCCGGCAAGGCCGCAAGGTTGCTATCGCCTACTCGACCTTCAGGCCGGCGAACTCGACAACCTTCTTCCACTTTTCGGTCTCGGCCTTGATCTCCTCGCCGAACGCCTCGGGCGTCTGCGCCCGCGGCTCGCCGCCGAGCTCGACCAGACGCTTGGCCATGTCGGGCTCCTTGATCAGCGCGTTGACCTCGGCGTTGAGCTTGGCGATGATCTCCTTCGGAGTGTTCTTCGGCGCACCCATGCCGAACAGTGCGCTGGCCTCATAGCCCTTCACGGTGTCGGCGATCGGTTGCACGTCGGGCAATTGCGCCGAGCGCTCCGTGGTGGTGACGCCGATCGCACGAAGCGAGCCGGAGCGGATGTGCTGGATGATCGAGGGCATGTTGTCGAAGATCACCTGCACCTGACCGCCGAGCATGTCGGTGATCGCGGGCGCCGCGCCGCGATAGGGCACGTGCTGCATCTTGCAGCCGGTCATGGCCATGAACATCTCGCCAGACAGATGCACCGAGGTGCCGTTGCCGGACGAGGCCATGTTCACCTTGCCGGGATTGGCCTTCACATATTCGATGAACTCGGCGACGTTCTTCGCCGGCACGTCCTTGTTGACGGTCATCACGTTCGGCACGCGCTGGAACGAGGCGACCGGCGCCATGTCGGTCACGAAGTTGAACTTCAGATTCTTGTAGAGCGAGGTGTTGATGTAGTTGGCCGGATTGACCAGCTGCAGCGTGTAGCCGTCTGGTTCGGCATTGATGACCGATTCGGTGGCGATGTTGTTGCCGGCGCCCGGCTTGTTCTCGATCACGAATTGCTGGCCGAGCTTTTCCGAGAGCCGCTGGCCGATCAGCCGCGCCAGGATGTCGGTGGCGCCGCCCGGCGGATAGCCGACCACCCATTTCACGGGCCGGGCCGGATAATCGGCGGCAAAGGCCTTCGACAGCGGGGTGGCTGCAAGCGGACTGGCGGCGAGCAGGCCCAGCGCGGTACGGCGAGTGATCATCTCAAGGGTTCTCCCAAGTGTTGTTCTTGAAGCCAGATAGCTTGAACCCGGCGTCGGTGGGGTTGTAACAAAGCTTGCCGCAGGCGGAAAGTGCACGGGGCGCATCACGACGAAAGGATAAGGCATGCCGGTCAAGGTCGAAGCTCTCGATCATCTCGTGATCAACGTCGCCGATGTCGCGGCCACGACGGAGTGGTACCGCAGGATTCTCGGCATGGAAGTCAAGGTGTTCGATCCCGGCGGCGGCAAAGCGCCGCGGACTTCGCTTCACTTTGGTAACCAGAAGATCAACGTCCGGCCGCGCGATGCCGACAAGGTGGAATGGTTCACCGCCGACCACCAGACGGCCGGCAGCGAGGACCTCTGCTTCCTCACCTCCGCCGTCCCCGACGAGGTGGTGGCGCATTTGCAGGCCCACGGCGTCGCGATCGAGGAAGGCCCGGTTCCCAAGCAGGGCGCACGCGGCACACTGCGCTCGGTCTATTGCCGGGACCCGGATGGCAGCCTGATCGAGATTTCGTCGTACGGGGATTAGCGCACAGAAGCGCGCTGCCGGCCGCACACTCCGTCGTCATGCCCGGGCTTGTCCCGGCCATGACGACGGAGAGAGTACGCGCCTCACGACGCACGATGCACCATGCCCCTCCCCCCTTCCGATTTGCGCCCCGCCTCATCCGATGGCAGGAAGACGCAATCATCGAAAGACGGCCGCCATCAAGATGCAGGCTGCACGGGGAGGAGCCATGCCACTTCAACAAGCCACAGCCGGAATCGTCGGGCCGTTCGACGGGCTCGACGTGCCCTGGCTCTTGAGGATGCGCGCCGAGGTCCGGCGTGATCATCCGTTCCTGATCTGGGCGCCGTTCGATGCGCCGGCGCGGCGCTGGAGCTATGGCGAGTTTCACGAGCGGGTCGGTGCGCTCGCGGCGGGACTGGCACGGCGCGGCGTGAAGCCGGGCGAATATGTGCTCATTCACCTGGACAATTGCATCGAGGCGATGCTGGCCTGGTTTGCCTGTGTCGAGCTCGGAGCCATCGCGGTCACCACCAACACCCGCTCGGCGCCGGCCGAGATCGCTTATTTCGCCGATCATTGCGGTGCGGTCGCCGCGATCACGCAGCCCGCCTATGCGGACATCGTCGCGCGGAATTGCGGCAACCTCCGCTGGCTCGCGGTGACCTCGCACGATGCGGGCGCGGCACCGGCGCAGGCGGTCTCGCGCGGCGACAGTTTTGAATCCCTGTTCGCCGACAGCGCCGACCGTCCGAAACGCGCGGCCGATCCGCTCGCGCCATGCAGCGTGCAATACACCTCGGGCACGACGTCGCGGCCCAAGGCGGTGCTGTGGACCCATGCCAACGCGCTGTGGGGCGCCAAGATCAACGCCGCGCATGAGGACCTGCATGCGAGCGACGTGCATCAGGCTTACCTGCCGCTATTCCACACCAACGCGCTCGCCTATTCCATGCTGGCGACGCTGTGGGTCGGGGCGACCTGCGTGATCCAGCCGCGTTTCTCGGCGAGCCGGTTCTGGGGCGTCGCGCGCGAGCACGGCGCGACCTGGACCTCGACGATACCGTTCTGCATGAAGGCGCTGCTCGACCAGGAGATCCCGAAAGACCACAAATT from Bradyrhizobium sp. CCBAU 53351 includes the following:
- a CDS encoding S1C family serine protease, which translates into the protein MWLRSLIVAFVSQAMIAGPAHAAGPFGTIHVGNWNGGAYTNDSTGAFSHCAASTPYANGMTLLVGQDSNKAWLLGFANPAFRFKKGENLTIDVTFDGQAEVKLFATAFSEVMVSAVLPTNVARAFQKASLMVAVARGTPFQFSLTSTAPLITAVTNCVTRVKADGLDKAGDFTKVTAKPQAAPDKPAPPASGKLGGAKSGTGFVVSASGHIVTNNHVVNGCVGDIKGNLTGEAAMVLRVVSTDANNDLALLQAPSSSTFKDFARIRDRSFHAGDSVVAIGFPYHGLLSSDLRVTTGIVSSLSGMRNDTRFLQISAPVQPGNSGGPLFDTSGQIVGVVTGKIPGLRIAAMTGDIPENINFAIKTGALRDFLDNSVVPYQTAEPKGELKTTDIAGNARAYTMLISCTATEQADAKR
- a CDS encoding transcriptional regulator — translated: MSKTDSAPFSYEGLDRVIHEKARLGLLTSLMAHPKGLAFADLKQLCGLTDGNLSRHLAVLQEAGLVDVTKGYEGNRPHTTCRLTKTGRRRFLDYLAVLERLVRDAAKAAGREAPPLGRLGIIST
- a CDS encoding AMP-binding protein, encoding MPLQQATAGIVGPFDGLDVPWLLRMRAEVRRDHPFLIWAPFDAPARRWSYGEFHERVGALAAGLARRGVKPGEYVLIHLDNCIEAMLAWFACVELGAIAVTTNTRSAPAEIAYFADHCGAVAAITQPAYADIVARNCGNLRWLAVTSHDAGAAPAQAVSRGDSFESLFADSADRPKRAADPLAPCSVQYTSGTTSRPKAVLWTHANALWGAKINAAHEDLHASDVHQAYLPLFHTNALAYSMLATLWVGATCVIQPRFSASRFWGVAREHGATWTSTIPFCMKALLDQEIPKDHKFRLWGTAINEPPAFAAFGIKMIGWWGMTETITHGIVGEVDQPNIPMSIGRAAPEYEIRITDDDGRATEIGGTGNLSIRGIPGLSLFAEYLHNEKATRESFDERGFFLTGDRVERLQNGFIKFGDRAKDMLKVGGENVAASEIEQVIALVAGVRENAVVAKSHPMLDEVPVVFIIPQGGVAGAAPDLQERVMEACRKGLADFKLPREIRFVDDMPRSTLEKVAKAELRKMVG
- a CDS encoding tripartite tricarboxylate transporter substrate binding protein, translating into MITRRTALGLLAASPLAATPLSKAFAADYPARPVKWVVGYPPGGATDILARLIGQRLSEKLGQQFVIENKPGAGNNIATESVINAEPDGYTLQLVNPANYINTSLYKNLKFNFVTDMAPVASFQRVPNVMTVNKDVPAKNVAEFIEYVKANPGKVNMASSGNGTSVHLSGEMFMAMTGCKMQHVPYRGAAPAITDMLGGQVQVIFDNMPSIIQHIRSGSLRAIGVTTTERSAQLPDVQPIADTVKGYEASALFGMGAPKNTPKEIIAKLNAEVNALIKEPDMAKRLVELGGEPRAQTPEAFGEEIKAETEKWKKVVEFAGLKVE
- a CDS encoding VOC family protein, producing the protein MPVKVEALDHLVINVADVAATTEWYRRILGMEVKVFDPGGGKAPRTSLHFGNQKINVRPRDADKVEWFTADHQTAGSEDLCFLTSAVPDEVVAHLQAHGVAIEEGPVPKQGARGTLRSVYCRDPDGSLIEISSYGD
- a CDS encoding DUF3551 domain-containing protein, whose amino-acid sequence is MRKAIFAMVALAGLGVGSLAGISPAAAYDYPWCAQGRGTGYPGECSYRTLQQCQASVSGRLLTCGVNPRTAYNQQRPSRRYLREYAPY
- a CDS encoding DUF3551 domain-containing protein codes for the protein MTRNQCLFAALGAIALGFAAVPPAAARDYPWCAQGGDYDYPGECAYATYEQCQASVSGRLLYCDRNPRFAYGQVQPVQPPPPPRRARPVTPY
- a CDS encoding di-trans,poly-cis-decaprenylcistransferase, whose translation is MQSDKTSRNVSSHNEKIHVGIIMDGNGRWATRRGLSRVRGHEAGVEAIRRIVEAAPKQGIGTLTLYAFSTDNWRRPKAEVAALMTLLRFYLANEVQSLIENGVRLTVIGRRDRLPEGVAGAITRAEEATSRGGTLHLRIAVDYSARDAILNAAAKAAALTSLTREAFSQLVTGEAGLRDVDLIIRTSGEKRLSDFLLWEGAYAELHFTERMWPEFDAGDLAAALASFHGRERRFGGLQAIMPEEVPSLSRV